In one window of Brassica rapa cultivar Chiifu-401-42 chromosome A07, CAAS_Brap_v3.01, whole genome shotgun sequence DNA:
- the LOC103830247 gene encoding uncharacterized protein LOC103830247 — protein sequence MRCKRHAVDLTSTVGVCASCLHERLLSLAASIAVEENNNNRLSRKSSNPSPPPLPHRSDAGGGGGLGVSGKDFESREKSKGGSVSRISNPFRARSDSNPKSESSSSSSRSWISSFLSTGRSKKQPAIEDVISGCRGMSPARDTGAEDGSEVPCGSIEETPGRPRRTPAVKTPGRRKIMTGMGFCLSPLVRARPNCPFKRKSRFPSEFVGNAGEVAAAEKPHISEAASFCANRSKKLADLGKGNHRR from the coding sequence atGAGGTGTAAAAGACACGCCGTCGATCTCACCAGCACCGTCGGCGTCTGCGCTTCTTGTCTCCATGAGCGTCTCCTCTCCCTCGCCGCCTCAATCGCCGTGgaagaaaacaacaacaatcGTCTATCGCGCAAATCTAGTaatccttctcctcctcctctccctCATCGCTCTGacgccggaggaggaggaggtctCGGAGTTTCCGGCAAGGATTTCGAATCGAGAGAGAAATCGAAAGGAGGTAGCGTTTCGAGAATCTCCAATCCGTTCAGAGCTAGATCTGATTCCAATCCCAAATCGGagtcttcttcctcgtcgtcgcGGTCGTGGATCTCTTCGTTTCTCTCCACCGGTCGCTCCAAGAAGCAACCCGCCATAGAGGACGTGATCTCCGGCTGTCGAGGAATGTCGCCTGCTAGAGATACGGGAGCAGAGGATGGGAGTGAGGTGCCGTGTGGATCAATTGAGGAAACGCCGGGGAGGCCGAGGAGAACTCCGGCGGTGAAAACTCCGGGGAGGAGGAAGATTATGACGGGGATGGGTTTCTGTTTGAGCCCGTTGGTGAGGGCGAGGCCTAACTGTCCTTTTAAACGGAAAAGTAGGTTTCCATCGGAGTTTGTTGGAAATGCCGGAGAAGTAGCGGCGGCGGAGAAGCCACATATATCGGAAGCGGCGTCGTTTTGCGCGAATAGATCGAAGAAGCTAGCGGATTTAGGGAAAGGCAATCACCGCCGTTGA
- the LOC103830246 gene encoding E3 ubiquitin-protein ligase ATL4-like: MESLIDPSHGDSHSSSLDSLKPSVLVIILILLMTLLISVSICFLLRCLNRCSSHHSSLSPSSSTESLRFSNRRVSPETERSSVLDSLPVFKFSSVTRRSSASNSSDCAVCLSRFEPDDQLRLLPLCCHAFHADCIDIWLVSNQTCPLCRSPLFASESDLMKALNTSASLGNNNGGGGGEGGGDNSFRLEIGSISRRNNPTPESGDQHRSYSIGSFDYVVDDVESEISESNFNNRNASRKQEDATATAVAVTTSDDSNAAFEASLAGEIGNEGSRSWLKDYVDRLSRGVSSRAMSFRSSGRFFTGSSRRSDEMAVVDIEANHAGEEISELFRWLSGV, translated from the coding sequence atGGAGTCTCTCATCGACCCTAGCCATGGCGATTCTCACTCTTCATCTCTCGACAGTCTCAAACCTAGTGTCTTAGTCATCATCCTCATCCTCCTCATGACTCTCCTCATCTCCGTCTCCATCTGCTTCCTCCTCCGTTGCCTCAACCGCTGTAGCAGCCACcactcttctctctctccctcctcctccaccgAGTCACTCCGATTCTCTAACCGCCGAGTCTCTCCCGAAACGGAACGTTCCTCGGTGCTCGACTCGCTCCCGGTTTTCAAATTCTCCTCCGTCACTCGCCGATCTAGCGCCTCTAACTCCAGCGACTGCGCCGTTTGTTTGTCCAGGTTCGAGCCGGACGATCAGCtccgtcttcttcctctctgctGCCACGCGTTCCACGCTGATTGCATCGATATCTGGCTCGTGTCGAATCAAACGTGTCCTCTCTGTCGTTCTCCTCTCTTCGCGTCGGAGTCTGATCTCATGAAGGCGCTTAACACCTCCGCGTCTCTCGGAAACAAcaacggcggaggaggaggagaaggaggaggagataACAGTTTCCGTCTCGAAATCGGATCTATCAGCCGCCGCAACAATCCGACTCCGGAATCCGGCGACCAGCACCGGTCTTACTCCATCGGCTCGTTTGATTACGTAGTCGACGACGTGGAATCCGAAATCTCCGAGTCAAACTTCAACAATAGAAACGCGTCGCGAAAACAGGAAGACGCGACTGCGACTGCGGTTGCGGTTACGACGTCGGATGATTCTAACGCGGCGTTTGAAGCGAGTTTGGCGGGGGAGATAGGTAACGAGGGTTCAAGAAGCTGGCTCAAGGATTACGTGGACAGACTCTCGCGTGGCGTTTCGTCTCGTGCGATGTCGTTTAGAAGCTCCGGGAGATTTTTTACCGGGAGTAGTAGGCGGAGCGATGAAATGGCGGTGGTGGATATAGAAGCGAATCATGCTGGAGAGGAGATAAGTGAGCTTTTCCGGTGGCTTTCAGGTGTGTGA
- the LOC103830249 gene encoding protein BASIC PENTACYSTEINE6, which translates to MDDGGHRDNGRHKAPQGQWMMQHQPSMKQVMSIIAERDAAIQERNLAISERKSAVAERDMAFLQRDTAIAERNNAIMERDSALSALQYRENSMATPSAVSNMAAACPPGCQMPRGVKHIHHPQMHQHQHHMLQLSDHAYDESREMDGLPTSPPPGTALDSAKPKRGGKRVKDPKATTKTTANKRGPKNPRKVKKENEDDLTKIMFVKTTLDYGEEETSKLVLTGSKSDWKSQEMVGLNQVVYDETTMPPPVCSCTGDLRQCYKWGNGGWQSSCCTTTISMYPLPALPNKRHARVGGRKMSGSAFNKLLSRLAAEGHHDLSNPVDLKDHWAKHGTNRYITIK; encoded by the exons ATGGATGATGGTGGACACCGTGACAATGGTCGACATAAAGCACCTCAGGGCCAG TGGATGATGCAGCATCAACCATCGATGAAACAAGTCATGTCAATAATAGCAGAGCGCGATGCAGCCATCCAGGAGAGAAACCTAGCGATATCTGAGAGAAAATCAGCAGTAGCTGAAAGGGACATGGCATTCCTCCAGCGAGACACAGCCATCGCCGAGCGCAACAACGCCATAATGGAGAGAGACAGTGCCCTTTCAGCTCTACAGTACCGTGAGAACTCCATGGCTACACCTTCTGCAGTTTCCAATATGGCTGCGGCATGTCCACCGGGATGTCAAATGCCACGTGGTGTAAAGCACATTCACCATCCACAAATGCATCAGCATCAGCATCACATGCTTCAGTTGAGTGATCATGCATATGATGAGTCCAGAGAAATGGATGGTCTCCCGACATCACCACCTCCAGGAACCGCCTTGGATTCTGCCAAACCAAAACGTGGCGGCAAAAGAGTGAAAGATCCAAAGGCGACAACGAAGACCACGGCTAATAAGAGAGGGCCAAAGAATCCGAGGAAGGTTAAGAAAGAGAACGAGGACGACTTGACCAAGATAATGTTTGTGAAGACGACCCTTGACTACGGGGAGGAAGAGACAAGCAAGCTTGTCTTAACAGGTTCCAAATCAGACTGGAAAAGCCAAGAAATGGTGGGGCTGAACCAGGTTGTATACGACGAGACAACAATGCCACCACCGGTCTGTTCGTGTACAGGAGATCTCAGACAGTGCTACAAATGGGGAAACGGAGGCTGGCAATCATCGTGTTGCACAACCACAATATCAATGTATCCATTACCAGCTCTCCCCAACAAAAGGCATGCTCGAGTTGGTGGAAGGAAGATGAGTGGAAGCGCGTTCAACAAGCTTCTAAGCCGGCTTGCTGCAGAAGGGCACCATGATCTCTCAAACCCGGTTGATCTCAAGGACCATTGGGCGAAGCACGGTACAAACCGCTACATCACGATCAAATGA
- the LOC103830250 gene encoding 60S ribosomal protein L37a-2, translated as MAKRTKKVGIVGKYGTRYGASIRKQIKKMEVSQHSKYFCEFCGKYGVKRKAVGIWGCKDCGKVKAGGAYTMNTASAVTVRSTIRRLREQIEG; from the exons ATG GCGAAGAGAACGAAGAAGGTTGGAATCGTCGGCAAGTACG GTACTCGATATGGAGCGAGTATCAGGAAGCAGATCAAGAAGATGGAAGTGAGCCAGCACAGCAAGTACTTCTGTGAGTTCTGTGGCAAGTACGGAGTCAAGCGAAAGGCTGTTGGAATCTGGGGATGCAAGGACTGCGGCAAGGTCAAGGCCGGTGGTGCTTACACCATGAACACAGCTAGTGCCGTCACCGTTAGAAGCACAATCAGGAGGTTGAGGGAGCAGATCGAGGGTTAA
- the LOC103830251 gene encoding casein kinase II subunit beta-3 isoform X1, with amino-acid sequence MYKERSGGGGGGSSRSEILNGAVDRKRINDALSKKLEKSSPSTSRPFASTAKPQLPDVESETDSEEGSDVSGSEGDDDTSWISWFCNLRGNDFFCEVDEDYIQDDFNLCGLSGQVPYYDYALDLILDVESSNSEMFTEEQNELVESAAEMLYGLIHVRYILTTKGMAAMTEKYKNCDFGRCPRVFCCGQSCLPVGQSDIPRSSTVKIYCPKCEDISYPRSKFQGNIDGAYFGTTFPHLFLMTYGNLKPQKPTQKYVPRIFGFKVHKP; translated from the exons ATGTACAAGGAACGTAGTGGCGGAGGTGGTGGTGGGTCATCGAGATCGGAGATCCTCAACGGAGCAGTTGATCGGAAACGAATCAACGACGCACTCAGCAAGAAGCTAGAGAAATCTTCACCTTCCACCTCGAGGCCTTTCGCTTCCACTGCTAAACCTCAGCTCCCCGATG TGGAGTCTGAAACGGACAGTGAAGAAGGTTCGGATGTGAGTGGTTCTGAGGGTGATGATGACACCTCGTGGATCTCTTGGTTTTGTAATCTGAGAGGGAATGATTTCTTCTGTGAAGTGGATGAGGATTATATACAAGATGATTTCAATCTTTGTGGGTTAAGTGGTCAAGTTCCTTACTATGACTATGCGCTTGATCTCATTCTAGATGTCGAGTCTTCAAACA gtGAGATGTTTACTGAAGAACAGAATGAACTTGTGGAATCAGCTGCTGAGATGCTTTACGGTCTTATTCATGTTCGTTACATTTTGACTACTAAAGGAATGGCTGCAATG ACTGAGAAGTACAAGAACTGTGACTTCGGGAGGTGCCCGAGAGTGTTCTGTTGCGGACAGTCTTGTCTACCTGTTGGACAGTCTGATATCCCGAGATCGAGTACTGTGAAGATATACTGCCCGAAATGCGAAGATATATCTTACCCGCGATCTAAGTTCCAAGGCA ATATTGATGGAGCATACTTTGGAACAACATTCCCTCACTTGTTTTTGATGACTTACGGGAACTTAAAGCCGCAGAAACCTACTCAGAAGTATGTACCAAGAATCTTTGGGTTTAAGGTACACAAACCGTGA
- the LOC103830251 gene encoding casein kinase II subunit beta-3 isoform X2: protein MYKERSGGGGGGSSRSEILNGAVDRKRINDALSKKLEKSSPSTSRPFASTAKPQLPDVESETDSEEGSDVSGSEGDDDTSWISWFCNLRGNDFFCEVDEDYIQDDFNLCGLSGQVPYYDYALDLILDVESSNSEMFTEEQNELVESAAEMLYGLIHVRYILTTKGMAAMTEKYKNCDFGRCPRVFCCGQSCLPVGQSDIPRSSTVKIYCPKCEDISYPRSKFQDIDGAYFGTTFPHLFLMTYGNLKPQKPTQKYVPRIFGFKVHKP, encoded by the exons ATGTACAAGGAACGTAGTGGCGGAGGTGGTGGTGGGTCATCGAGATCGGAGATCCTCAACGGAGCAGTTGATCGGAAACGAATCAACGACGCACTCAGCAAGAAGCTAGAGAAATCTTCACCTTCCACCTCGAGGCCTTTCGCTTCCACTGCTAAACCTCAGCTCCCCGATG TGGAGTCTGAAACGGACAGTGAAGAAGGTTCGGATGTGAGTGGTTCTGAGGGTGATGATGACACCTCGTGGATCTCTTGGTTTTGTAATCTGAGAGGGAATGATTTCTTCTGTGAAGTGGATGAGGATTATATACAAGATGATTTCAATCTTTGTGGGTTAAGTGGTCAAGTTCCTTACTATGACTATGCGCTTGATCTCATTCTAGATGTCGAGTCTTCAAACA gtGAGATGTTTACTGAAGAACAGAATGAACTTGTGGAATCAGCTGCTGAGATGCTTTACGGTCTTATTCATGTTCGTTACATTTTGACTACTAAAGGAATGGCTGCAATG ACTGAGAAGTACAAGAACTGTGACTTCGGGAGGTGCCCGAGAGTGTTCTGTTGCGGACAGTCTTGTCTACCTGTTGGACAGTCTGATATCCCGAGATCGAGTACTGTGAAGATATACTGCCCGAAATGCGAAGATATATCTTACCCGCGATCTAAGTTCCAAG ATATTGATGGAGCATACTTTGGAACAACATTCCCTCACTTGTTTTTGATGACTTACGGGAACTTAAAGCCGCAGAAACCTACTCAGAAGTATGTACCAAGAATCTTTGGGTTTAAGGTACACAAACCGTGA
- the LOC103830252 gene encoding ELMO domain-containing protein A isoform X1 → MDDRGGGGGSFVAVRRVAPRLEQGSVYHSSSSPEVVAGSAAWLGRGLSCVCAQGSNGDTRLSFDLTPAQEECLLRLQSRIDVAYDSSIPHHQEALKDLWKLAFPEEELHGIVSEQWKEMGWQGKDPSTDFRGGGFISLENLLYFAKNFPKSFQDLLRKQVGDRSVWEYPFAVAGVNITFMLIQMLGLEAVKPRSIVGETFLRFLSVNESAFDLLYCIAFKLMDQQWLSMRASYMEFNTVMKSTRRQLEREIMVEEITCIEDMPSYSLLSQ, encoded by the exons ATGGATGatcgaggaggaggaggaggctcgTTCGTGGCGGTGAGGAGGGTAGCTCCACGGCTGGAACAGGGAAGCGTTTACCATTCTTCATCATCTC CTGAGGTTGTGGCTGGATCGGCAGCTTGGTTAGGCCGTGGCCTTTCCTGTGTTTGTGCCCAGGGAAGCAATGGCGACACCCGTCTTTCTTTTGATCTTACACCTGCACAG GAGGAATGCCTGCTGAGGTTGCAGAGCCGCATTGATGTTGCATATGACAGCTCAATACCTCACCATCAG GAAGCTCTCAAGGATCTTTGGAAACTTGCTTTTCCAGAAGAAGAGCTACACGGAATTGTATCTGAGCAGTGGAAGGAAATGGGTTGGCAGGGAAAAGATCCATCAACTGATTTTAG GGGTGGTGGTTTCATATCTCTTGAAAACTTGTTGTACTTCGCTAAGAATTTCCCG AAATCCTTCCAGGACCTTCTGCGCAAGCAGGTTGGGGATCGTTCTGTGTGGGAATACCCGTTTGCCGTTGCTGGCGTCAATATCACGTTCATGCTTATCCAGATGCTTGGCCTTGAAGCAG TGAAACCACGAAGTATTGTTGGCGAAACATTTTTGAGATTCCTTTCAG TGAATGAATCTGCTTTTGACCTTCTGTATTGTATTGCCTTCAAGCTAATGGATCAGCAATGGCTCTCCATGCGTGCTTCATACATGGAATTTAAC ACGGTAATGAAATCGACAAGGCGGCAATTGGAGAGAGAGATAATGGTTGAAGAAATAACATGTATTGAAGATATGCCATCATACAGCCTTCTAAGTCAATAA
- the LOC103830252 gene encoding ELMO domain-containing protein A isoform X2, translating to MCVDLLSEVVAGSAAWLGRGLSCVCAQGSNGDTRLSFDLTPAQEECLLRLQSRIDVAYDSSIPHHQEALKDLWKLAFPEEELHGIVSEQWKEMGWQGKDPSTDFRGGGFISLENLLYFAKNFPKSFQDLLRKQVGDRSVWEYPFAVAGVNITFMLIQMLGLEAVKPRSIVGETFLRFLSVNESAFDLLYCIAFKLMDQQWLSMRASYMEFNTVMKSTRRQLEREIMVEEITCIEDMPSYSLLSQ from the exons ATGTGTGTGGATCTTCTTT CTGAGGTTGTGGCTGGATCGGCAGCTTGGTTAGGCCGTGGCCTTTCCTGTGTTTGTGCCCAGGGAAGCAATGGCGACACCCGTCTTTCTTTTGATCTTACACCTGCACAG GAGGAATGCCTGCTGAGGTTGCAGAGCCGCATTGATGTTGCATATGACAGCTCAATACCTCACCATCAG GAAGCTCTCAAGGATCTTTGGAAACTTGCTTTTCCAGAAGAAGAGCTACACGGAATTGTATCTGAGCAGTGGAAGGAAATGGGTTGGCAGGGAAAAGATCCATCAACTGATTTTAG GGGTGGTGGTTTCATATCTCTTGAAAACTTGTTGTACTTCGCTAAGAATTTCCCG AAATCCTTCCAGGACCTTCTGCGCAAGCAGGTTGGGGATCGTTCTGTGTGGGAATACCCGTTTGCCGTTGCTGGCGTCAATATCACGTTCATGCTTATCCAGATGCTTGGCCTTGAAGCAG TGAAACCACGAAGTATTGTTGGCGAAACATTTTTGAGATTCCTTTCAG TGAATGAATCTGCTTTTGACCTTCTGTATTGTATTGCCTTCAAGCTAATGGATCAGCAATGGCTCTCCATGCGTGCTTCATACATGGAATTTAAC ACGGTAATGAAATCGACAAGGCGGCAATTGGAGAGAGAGATAATGGTTGAAGAAATAACATGTATTGAAGATATGCCATCATACAGCCTTCTAAGTCAATAA
- the LOC103830254 gene encoding palmitoyl-protein thioesterase 1 isoform X1, with the protein MAVHKASIIIIIIIALICSFITIASSVPFIVLHGIGDKCSNSGVKHFTELLSDWSGSQGYCLEIGKGSWDSWTMPLLDQTAVVCDKVKSMPELSDGYSIVGLSQGNMIGRALIEFCDDAPPVKSFVSVGGPHAGTASIPFCGVTWICIMLDSMIKTEIYSDYMQEHLAPSGFLKIPTDIAGYMEGCRFLPKLNNELPVKNSTYKERFSSLENLVLIMFEHDTILIPKETSWFGYYPDGSFKTILPPQETKLYTEDWIGLRTLDEAGKVKFVNVSGNHLQISHEDMKKHIVPYLSDKPSTSSIITMAVSELSSVGNPVLDLIGPEVDQLQHVLRHVST; encoded by the exons ATGGCTGTTCATAAGGCAtcgattattattattattattattgccCTAATATGCTCTTTCATTACAATCGCTTCGTCTGTTCCTTTCATAGTTCTTCATG GGATTGGGGATAAATGCAGTAACTCAGGAGTGAAACATTTCACAGAGCTTTTAAGTGATTGGTCTGGCTCTCAAGGATACTGCTT GGAGATTGGGAAGGGCTCATGGGACTCATGGACCATGCCTCTTCTTGATCAg ACAGCTGTTGTTTGTGACAAG GTGAAAAGTATGCCTGAGCTGAGTGATGGTTACAGCATCGTGGGGCTTTCTCAGGGTAACATGATTGGTCGAGCTCTCATTGAGTTCTGCGATGATGCACCACCT GTTAAGAGTTTTGTATCGGTAGGGGGACCTCATGCTGGCACTGCTTCCATTCCTTTCTGTGGT GTTACCTGGATTTGCATCATGTTGGACAGTATGATCAAAACAGAGATCTACAGCGACTATATGCAG GAACACTTGGCTCCTAGCGGTTTTCTCAAAATCCCTACT GACATTGCGGGTTACATGGAAGGTTGTAGGTTTCTCCCAAAGTTAAACAACGAACTTCCAGTTAAAAACTCCACTTACAAAGAGAGGTTCTCAAGCTTGGAGAACCTTGTGCTTATTATG TTTGAGCATGATACAATACTGATACCTAAAGAGACCTCATGGTTTGGATATTATCCTGATGGGTCTTTTAAGACCATTCTTCCACCACAAGAG ACCAAGCTGTATACCGAGGACTGGATCGGTTTGAGAACTTTAGACGAAGCTGGAAAGGTCAAGTTCGTTAACGTCTCTGGAAACCATCTCCAGATATCTCATGAAGACATGAAGAAGCATATAGTGCCATACCTCTCTGACAAACCATCAACATCATCTATTATAACAATGGCAGTTTCTGAGCTTTCTAGTGTGGGGAACCCCGTTTTGGACCTGATTGGTCCGGAGGTGGATCAGCTTCAGCATGTGCTGCGTCATGTCTCAACCTGA
- the LOC103830254 gene encoding palmitoyl-protein thioesterase 1 isoform X2, which produces MAVHKASIIIIIIIALICSFITIASSVPFIVLHGIGDKCSNSGVKHFTELLSDWSGSQGYCLEIGKGSWDSWTMPLLDQVKSMPELSDGYSIVGLSQGNMIGRALIEFCDDAPPVKSFVSVGGPHAGTASIPFCGVTWICIMLDSMIKTEIYSDYMQEHLAPSGFLKIPTDIAGYMEGCRFLPKLNNELPVKNSTYKERFSSLENLVLIMFEHDTILIPKETSWFGYYPDGSFKTILPPQETKLYTEDWIGLRTLDEAGKVKFVNVSGNHLQISHEDMKKHIVPYLSDKPSTSSIITMAVSELSSVGNPVLDLIGPEVDQLQHVLRHVST; this is translated from the exons ATGGCTGTTCATAAGGCAtcgattattattattattattattgccCTAATATGCTCTTTCATTACAATCGCTTCGTCTGTTCCTTTCATAGTTCTTCATG GGATTGGGGATAAATGCAGTAACTCAGGAGTGAAACATTTCACAGAGCTTTTAAGTGATTGGTCTGGCTCTCAAGGATACTGCTT GGAGATTGGGAAGGGCTCATGGGACTCATGGACCATGCCTCTTCTTGATCAg GTGAAAAGTATGCCTGAGCTGAGTGATGGTTACAGCATCGTGGGGCTTTCTCAGGGTAACATGATTGGTCGAGCTCTCATTGAGTTCTGCGATGATGCACCACCT GTTAAGAGTTTTGTATCGGTAGGGGGACCTCATGCTGGCACTGCTTCCATTCCTTTCTGTGGT GTTACCTGGATTTGCATCATGTTGGACAGTATGATCAAAACAGAGATCTACAGCGACTATATGCAG GAACACTTGGCTCCTAGCGGTTTTCTCAAAATCCCTACT GACATTGCGGGTTACATGGAAGGTTGTAGGTTTCTCCCAAAGTTAAACAACGAACTTCCAGTTAAAAACTCCACTTACAAAGAGAGGTTCTCAAGCTTGGAGAACCTTGTGCTTATTATG TTTGAGCATGATACAATACTGATACCTAAAGAGACCTCATGGTTTGGATATTATCCTGATGGGTCTTTTAAGACCATTCTTCCACCACAAGAG ACCAAGCTGTATACCGAGGACTGGATCGGTTTGAGAACTTTAGACGAAGCTGGAAAGGTCAAGTTCGTTAACGTCTCTGGAAACCATCTCCAGATATCTCATGAAGACATGAAGAAGCATATAGTGCCATACCTCTCTGACAAACCATCAACATCATCTATTATAACAATGGCAGTTTCTGAGCTTTCTAGTGTGGGGAACCCCGTTTTGGACCTGATTGGTCCGGAGGTGGATCAGCTTCAGCATGTGCTGCGTCATGTCTCAACCTGA